In Salvia miltiorrhiza cultivar Shanhuang (shh) chromosome 4, IMPLAD_Smil_shh, whole genome shotgun sequence, the DNA window GTGGAGAGGTCGGATCTGGATCCAGCGTGAGCACTGGTCGCGGCTGTTGAGTCGCGCAGGGGTAGACGGCGGACTGGAGGTAGGCGACGTGAGGTGGTTGAGAGCGGTGGCGGCGGAGGCGCAGCGGCAGGAGGTGGCGCGGCCGCTCTGTGCGGTGCAGATGCAGGGAACCGACGGCTTTTGGTGGTGAGGAGGAATGACGGCGAGTGGCAGCCGGCGGCTGGAGAACGGCTGTGAGGGTGTGGGTGGCTGGGACGAGAGAGGAGTGGGGCCCactagaaataaaaaataataataataaatgaagtAAACGGCGTTTGGGCACCGTTTAACGGAGGGGTTTATTTGCACCCTTGtttcgggagttcagggaggtcaacgcgccttgaccgagtCTGGGGgggtaaacgctctaggggggtctagttcaggggctaatctgcaccttaaccctttttaaaattattataaaaaagtgatcaatttcatatattatctttaatttttggggttatggccaaaaaatacatgagctttgaaaaaagttgcaattttcacctcaactttcaattaagcctcaaaatacatgaatttatatttttgttgcaattttcacctaagtttgactttcaacaaaattagagcttaattgacagtcgaaaATTCACCTGATGTTGATCTAACTTCTAATAATGATTagtatttagaagctcgaaagtctaaaaagaaaaaaattaatatatttgacttagtTTCGATTGTCagttaagctctaatttcgttgaaagccaaatttatgtgaaaattacaacaaaaatataaattcatgtattttggggcttaattgaaagttgagGTGAATATTGCAACTTTTTTcgaagttcatgtattttttgaccataACCccttaatttttatataaatgaattatttttaatggacattcaaaatgaaaaattaattatttttaatgggaggaatataaatatttattggaaACAGGAAGAGTAATTCCTCATAATTGGAGCTACGAAATTGCATCCGCAATGACATAACACGTGGCACAACCCATGAGTAGTTGTTAATATTTCTGCAATTATTTTACCCATTCACCTTTGTCTTTCAACAAAGTTGTTTCCCTATCTTTGTGTAAAGGTAATTAAAGGACTCAACCAACACCCtccctcttttcttttcttttttgaggcGAAAGATAGAAATATTATAGCAAAAAGTCGGAAATAGTAATATCTAGAAGTCAATTAGGAAAGTCGGCCTTCCAGATCACTACATCAGGATAAGAAAAAGAAGACCGAGCAAGCTCATGGGCTGCCTTGTTCGCCTCGCGGCGCATGTGAAGAAACTCAACCACCACATGTTGTCGAGCATGCACGAAAGCCTCCCACAAATCATCACACAGGGACTCCATCCCCTGGCTTCAATCCGACAGAACATGAGTAGCAAGCAAAGAATCGGTAAACACAACAATTGGACTGGTGTCGTTTTCCAAGCAATGTCCCACGGCGAGCATAAGAGCATGAAGCTCACCCATGAGGACAGTAGCAGTACAGCCGATTGTTTGGCATCCAGCAAAGATGATCTTGCCCTGAAAGTTCCGGACAACGAACCCCATTCCAGACGTCAGCCCGTCCTCCCGGAATGCAACATCCACGTCAACACGGAGCATTTCTTTTGGAGGTGGGTACCAGTTCCGGGCCCCCTCTTTCGGCAGAAGTTGAGCCTCGACCAACACCTGTTGTCGGGCCGAATGATAGGAGGTAAACATGCTCTGTCCAAAATCGAGGTTCAGCCTCTCCCACTTCTCATTTTTACCATACTTCACCTCACAAAGGAATTTCCATGTCATCCACAGAAGAAAGAACCATTTTTCAACCCCTTCCTCACCACGCTTGTCCTTGATCAAGAGACACAAATCCATCAGCCGGagatttttaaaattacaaatatcaGCCCAGAATTTCGTCGTCTTCCATTCTTCGCGCACTAGATCACACCAGATCAGACCGTGAGTGGTCGTTCCCCTCACTTTCCCGCACCAATAGCAGATATGGGTCGTTGGAACGTGGTGGCATCTCATATTTTCACTAATAGCAATCATATCATGGAGAGCTCTCCATGCGAAATGTAAAACCTTCGGCGGTAGCTGTAATGCCCAAAAGAACTTTCACCATTTAGTCGAATGATTAGTAGAAGACGCGTGATGTGGAGTGTAAAAGTTCGTGGCACTTAAATAGCCTGACTTCACGTTGTAACGGCCTCTCTCGTCATAACCCCAAAACTTGGAATCTTTTTTTAGGTTCATTGGGGACTTTGATCGAGCACACAACCTTCACAacaaaatgtgggaaaagagtTTGCAATCTAGCAACGTCCCATTTTTTGTCATCCGTCAGTAACTCCGAGACCATCAGGTTCTCACTAACAGACTCATTTTCCTCTGCTTTCCAAGCCCCACATCCCGGAATCCATTTGTCGTGCATAACCGATATCAGATTCCCATCACCAACATTCCACCGAAGGCCCCCTGCCAACAATTCTCGTCCCCAACATATCGACCTCCAAACATACGAGCAATTAGGAGATATGCCAGCCTTCATCAAATCACAGTTTCGAAAGTACCTTTGTTTCAGTACACGCGCTAGTAACGACTCGGGGTGCTTGATCAGGCGCCACACTTCTACTTGGTCGTTTTGCAGCAAGTggttaattaatactccctccgtctctaaaataagttcctctttttcctttttgggacgtcccccaaataagttcctctttctttctttccatttttggacaactaccccaccactaataatactttatttattcttatttttcactttttcaccactcccaacactaattataacacttttttcaccttttcaccactcctaatactaattataacatatttttctccactatcaatacactttaccatttttccttaaaacccgtgtcgtccccaaaaAGGAACTTATtctggggacggagggagtagtactaACTCAACAAAATGGAAGTTTTAACAACAATTTTTGGTTTGGTATTTGCATCATCAGCCAAAATTGAGGTAATTGAGGTAATTATTTGTAAGGTAAATTATAACACTAGTTTATAATTTCAACTTTGAacgaattttaatttataatttcaataCTTCCTTGGTTCCACTTCAAATGACCCCAATTTCTATTTTGGATTGTTCAACTTCAAATGACTCaatctaaatttaaaaatatttaacactattttttagATGGTCTCATCATCACTTTACACCTTTATCACATATTCcttaatttttcttaatcttcgtccCAATTTTTTTTGGTCATTTGAAGCGGAACAGaggaagtattaatttattttttgtattatgtCCTAAGCTTTGataaattgtttaattatatcTACAATCACGTTGAAATTGTGGTAATagatttttatcaaaattataCTTAAAACGACAATCATTCACCACGAAATCAGAGCCTAATGTATCATACATTAAATGAGATTTCTAATAGTAGATAGCTCATCATCATCCGATCATAAGTGTGATCCGAATCAAGCTTAAAAGTTGATGTTGTTGCATTAATTTTTAGGTGCGACTCCCACCTTTTAATATTGTTTACATTACACTCAAATCATCGTTTCAGATATGATTTCAACGAAGAACAATTATTGCTATAATTTTGGAAAATTATggtcataattaaataatgtttCTAAATGCAAGACatacactaattaaaataaagttaaGGTTACAAATTAAAGTTAGCTGAAAGCTAagctataaattataattaatcctTATTTGTACATGGACTGAAATACAATGACTGCATCTGGAAATTTCAGACGTAGTTCTTTTTCCATATTTCTGTACAGTTAACTCCATACGCTTCCATTAATCTAAATTAGATTCTTAAGTGAAACaagtacaaaaaataaattttaatctaTTGCTATTATAGAAGTATATATTCTTacgagtttatatatataaacacattttttgtataaactatgaataattttcagcccttagatcatcaagatctacgattgattcatcaccatattggatgaattcgggtcatgagttcgaatctcaaaggtagcgaaaaaaattatttttcgcaattcatacagttacacaaccaattcatacgtgttctacatagaattcatacattttaattcgtttataatttatacaaaaaaaatgtgtttttattctagcatatatatatatatatatatacatatatatcgcgttcaatggagaccattaaagaataaagaccaaatctcagccgttgattttatctaatctaacggtcagcatttattcacgccatgtttaacgaatttttttgttgaacatatacagggtcgaatcccacaaccCTAAAAAAATCGGCATTTATTGAtgtcatgttcaacggatttgatgaaggtTCAACGAAATTACTgatatgttcaacggatttgatgaacgttcatcaaatccgttgaacatgcgTGAATAAATGCTGATTTTTTGGAggttgtgggattcgaccctgtatatgtttaacaaaaaaaattcattgaacatgacgtgaataaatgctgaccgttagattagattagatcAACAGCTGAGATTTGGTCTCTGttttttgaatatttagtggtcTCCATTAAACTTTTCCTTTGAgaacactaaatattcaaataacagagaacattgaacatgtcagtaattcCCCTTGAACGTTAAACGTTCGTAACAGTAATTTcgttgaacatgacgtgaataaatGCTTAATTTATGGGGGTTATGGGATTCGACCCCTATATGATCAATGACATGTTCAACGAAATGACTATTATGAACGTTTAACGTTCAAGGGgaattactgacatgttcaatgttctctgttctttaaatatttgttgttcTCCATTAAACGtgatcctatatatatatatatatagggggcgctccaatgagaccccctaattttagtgagatctagggcacgatctggtgcgtttattttatcaatcctatggctgatattgtatctggagggtgattttttttcgcagggttcgaatcctggagggagcagaatattttaaattttgttattcatcagtatatactgcattgttcatcagtatatacggccatgttcatcagtatatatgtcttgttcattacgaattttttaaattttatttttcatcagtatatacatcttgttcattagatatacgttttgttcattagtattatatgtcttattcattgtactcatgttacacgaaaaatagggggtcttactggagcgcgcccctatatatatatatatatatatatatatatatatatatatatataataggggagggctagggtgaaaacaccctttagtgtataaaatatgaactaatCTAAGCCATAGATATGTAGTAGTTGGACGGCCAAGATCTTAGATTtaccaattaatttaattcgaAGCTTTTTAATCAATATTCATACGTTTATAAAGCTAAGGGTACATTGGAAATTTTATTTGTGGCTCTTTATCTCAATTACTCTTCTCCAAAAATTGTGCACAATCAATAAGGAAATTAAATCTTGTTGTGATTACAATTGGTGGCTGCATGCATATTCGCAGGGAGCCAGGGAGtgaatcaattaaaatatttgaatcaATGAATGTGTATCAAATCAAttgtatttaataaattaaaaaacccAGTACACACACAATCTGCGTATGAACGAAGCGGTATAGAGTTAGGGTTTCTGGTTTTTATTTTCGCAGGcgatttttctaaaatttgcGAATCTCATTCGTCCAGtttaatcgaaaaaaaaatacaagcaGCCCAGATTTATATTCTGTGTTAATGGCGAAGACCTAATCTAATCCCCGCGATGAGTGCAACGAGGCTTCGTCACCGATTTTCTGATTCTTTGttttaaatgaatttaaaaGTTTTATCTTCCGGTGGGTTATTTAATTATCGATTCATTAAACTTTTTAACTGAATTAAAACGTTTGATTACATGAATTATTTTAGCAATTCCTTAAtcgaattaaaataattttcgattCGTGCTGCATCAATACGTAATGCATACAATTTAATTTTCGATTCGTGCTGCATCAATAAGTAATGcatacaatttaattttcaattcgtGTTGTATCAAAAcgtaatttataattaatatggCTATGATATTCACACGAGTAATGAATCACACAAttgattgcatgaattattttaacaACACGtaatgcaaattaaaataattttcgattCATGTTGTATCAACACGTAATGCatgcaatttaattttcaattcatgttGTATCAAAACGCAATTCATACAACTTAATTTTCGATCTATCAACAGGTAACTCATGCAATTTAATTTTCGATttgttcaatttaatttttgatttattgaattTTTGATCTGCTCTGTGTTTTGCATCTATATAAAAAAGTGAAGTCCAAATTTATCTACGGTGtgaagatttgatttgatatggCAATAATATGTGAGTAATTAAATAAGATATGGTAACcaataatgaataattaaaatgaCATCCCTATCCTCTCAACATCTAGACGTGTAAACATAGGTTATCAATTGGGATTAATTATGGCAGTAGGATCTTGACAAATCAATGGCTGAGAtcggttcctattttatacaaaaaatactgtttttattttagcccacctctatatatatatatatatatatatatatatatatatatatatatagggttgggttctgatggatccctatgcttataatagatccgtagatccaaatctagaccacacatttatgacatgtggcgcatcaagatggtgacacgtggcaaggcatttcaaggcaaaatctggagaggggtaaaattgaaatgtaatttttgaaatttaaaaaaaaaattagattttctcaaaataggtatattttagatgcataaagtttcatacgagaatgcatgaactttcatataaaaatgcataaaatttcatataaaaatgcataagatttcaccccaccccaccccctaccccccacccaacccccccccccaccccaccccccaattttttttttaaaactgattttctgaccactgaccgacccctaccccccacccacccacccatccccccccccccacaaaaaaaatttattttttattttctcaaaaattgattttctgaccactgacccccccacccacccacccccaaattttttttatgtaaatcagttttaaaaaaaaaattggggggtggggggtgggccagcaatcagaaaatcagtttttgaaaaaaaaaattgggggtggggggggggcaggggtggggtggcgaaactaccagatttattaaaatgaaatgcattttttgtataatttaatgcatttttatgtgaaaactttatgcatttttgtttgattttatatgcatgtgaaacatgcctatttttggggggtggtaatggggagggttggggggtggtgtgggctggattggggggtggtatggggtggggtggtgaaaataccaaaactggaaaaattaaatgcatttttctgttcaaagttatgcatttcatgtgaaaactttatgcatctttgtgtgaaactatatgcatctaaaatatatctattttgagaaaatctaaaaatatatatatatttttttaattattaaatccgaaaattacattccaattttacccctccagattttgccttggaatgcttggaagctccttgccacgtgtcaccatcttgatgcgccacatgtcataaatgtgtggtcaagatttggatctagggatctattataagcattgggatctatatgatcccattcctatatatatatatatatatatatatatatatatatatatataggggtgggctataataaaaacacatctttttgtaaaaactaaaaacggctaaaatgtatgaattctatgtagaacacgtatgaattagctgtgtaactgtatgaattgcgaaattcatacgtgttctacatagaattcatacatttcgcaattcatacagttacacagccaattcatacgtgttctacatagaattcagtcatttttaatttttacaaaaagatgtgtttttattatagcacaactctatatatatatatatatatatatatatatatatatatatatatatattctatttattttgatataaaatAAGATCATAATTTTGAATCCAAACATCCTTACAATTATCACAAAAATCATCTATTTTTTAGACATATATATTCCAAAATTCATATAcagtattatatatttatcaCGCGTGCCATTAGTTTAATATATTGTAAATATTTCATTACTAGAACATTGTTGATAACAAATCAATATATCATACTAAAAGAGATGATTATTGTCTTTAAGAGGATATTCCAACAGTGCTAACTCATGTCTAATTGTCTACAAATAATAGGACTAGAGTTCAAATCACATTGCtaccctttaaaaaaaaaaaaaagacaattaTTAATAAGAATTTAGATGATATAAGCCAACATAGAAATTAAAAACTAACAAATCACTGAGATTAAATGAGAGTGTAATTGTTTTCAATGGAACATTTAAATAAGGTAAAGTATTCCTATTCATAAACAGCGAGGTTTAGCATTTAAATTTCATTAAGAAAAAAGAGCCTAATATTGTAGAATTTATACACACTTAAATAGTACAAAAAATAGTGTaattttttagtatttataCTCACTTAAATAGTACAAAAAACCAAAACTTTTCACAAATTCAATTCATTTAAGTAGTAGTTTAATTACTTTGGAGAATTAGTATTAAGgctaatttattatttattttaataaattgaaattttgagatatCCTAAAGTCTTTGATTGTTCTTACTATTTAGAGGTGTTCTCctgtacactcgggtgtaccgtacacctgGATTGTACCCGACCCAAATCCTGACCCTGTTGGACTATCTTGATCCATTTTTtgttgaaatgacactaacattaacacgaaatgacactaacactaacatgATCTTGGAATTACActaatactattttattttacaaatgacattattttgaaaataacactaaaactattttgttttacaaatgacactattttgaaCATGAAATTAACActattttgaaatgacactaacaatACGTGtaaaatgacattaacactacatgtaaatgacactaattatactatatcgaaatgacactaacacttggcATTCGGATAGGATAGTCCAGTTGGGTTAGATCCAGATCAGGATCCGGGTCGGGTACGATCCGGGTGTACCGTACCCGGGTatacaggagattttgtgtactatttaatctaattttatttgattcttaTTTCATTAAGGTGGTGTTTACTTtacataattgattatatataggattgagtatttttatctttaagaGTAGAATATCTTAAATCCCATCATTTTCATGGGATAATAATCAAGCAAAAATTAActtgaatgataaaaataatggtATATTTCAAAGTTgtaatccatcaaaataaaaaagaaattattcttattatttataTCCATCAAACTTAATCGTTTAAATTAAATGCCCCTACAAgatatgattaaaaaaattatactcttaaatataaaaatatttaatcatgcaTTGTATTGTGCGAACTATGCAAAGTAAACATGTTAAACGATTACAGAAGTCCTCGTAAACATCTCAAAGACTGAGACTCCATTCAGACAAAAGACACGCCataatcatttaatttaaaacgtAAAAACTATTTCtaaatatatacttaattaaatatctaattaatgtacttatatattaatataacaaACACAACTGTACAACTCCCATCACCTATCGATCAACCCCACAATTCCGCCACCGTCAATCGATTTCCGCCACCGCTAGCCGCGATATTCTTCTCTCAACTTATCCTCCTAAAAATCTGAATTAGCAATTGCCTAGCTCAGTTTCGTCGGCGCATTTATGGCATCTAGAGACCAGCAAAATCTGTCGGCACGACGGGCAAGACGAGTGCGATCTCAACCACGTGTCGACGCACTCTATGTGGAATCCATGGCCGCACTGCGGTAGAACCCTAACCTCATCGCCGTCGGCGTACTCCGCCAAGCATATGGCGCACTCCGCCGCTCCGCCGCCGGAGGAAGAGCTGAAGGTGAACTTCGGCAGCGACTGCACTGCCTTTTTGTTTAGGCCTCTGTCCGCCGGCGGTTGTTCGCTGTTCCGGCTTCGGCGGCGGAGCCAGGCGCATCGAGCTACGGAGATGAGACCGACGACGGAAATAacagtgcagagcagagccgcCAGAATAATTACGAAGTCAGATTCGACGCCGGCGGCATACGGCGGCTCAGCCGGGTTCTGATGCGAGGGCGATGAGTTTGTAGCTGAGactgagagagagaatgagtttAGAGGTGTAGGAGTCATTATTCATCACCACTCTCCTTATCCCTTCAAATCTCTATATACTTctctttagagagagaaagcagAGGGGTTTAAAACTTTTAAATTTTGTAGAATAATAATTatacatttaaaattatttttcattaccATTCATAAATTGGACGTTGTACCGACTACTCAAAGTTCGGATTCAATTATTATTAAGTATcaacgaaattaaaatttattattcaaTGATAGATATCATCTccttgaatatatatatttatattaagtcCAAACTCCGTCAAAAAAAAGATAGTAACAAATGAAGCTTAGTTGACTAACTATTTTTAAGTAACTCATAATCTATCCAAGAGACCCAAGTCGGCCCAATAAGGGGATATATATTTCACTTAATCGGAAAAACACTCtagataataaaataattgattatCCATTACTTGTCATTTGAGATGGGATAttagttagttagttagttaaaacatttgaaaaatacTTATGTTTTGATTACTTAAGTAAAAGGTTTCTAATGATAATGTCTTTCAGTCCATGACATTATCACCCCCAaaagaaatttatttatattggcatttttttcttttcttttctttatagaTTTCAGGATTGCCCAATTCTAGTTTTCAATTCTTGTTCCGccacaatatatataagatTGGAATCTggtagataatttttttttctttttttgataaaataaatttaagttCGAATTACAAATTTAATATATGCACACATAAAAATGCGACATGTGATTAAGATcttttaagataaaaaaattagaaggAATGTTATTGTTCTGTAAAAGTATTACGTTCTTTACGTTTCTGAATAAAGTCCATTAAAAGTATTTATCATGTTCAGCATAATTATAATGATTGTGAGATACATTCTTATGTTCAGCATAAGTTTAAAACAATTTTATGAGTTTCATCAAACTAACTATGagttcattaaaataaattgttgggaaattaattaaatatcctTACCCTAGTtgtgatgataccaaaactcttagaATTTCTTTTGTGTAGtctagaacttttcgaactcaagtatTAGAGTTCAGTTGTATAGTTAGATCGAAGACCGGCGGACTGAAAACTGAAGAACTGCTCGACTGAAGATCGCTTCTAAGAAGaccaaagtcaaatactgaagaTTTAACAGACGAAGATCTCACTGACGATTCAGCTGTATCTGAATAACTAATGTTGGCCATGTGAAATTAGCGGACTGATATAttagtcaagtatcagttgacattcttcctcggactgaacattcctttttggtgctaACTTTTCAGATGCACCATGCTCTTGCACCTAGAGATGTTGTTCCTCACCAAatcaggaacctcgaagattgaatcATCAGCCAAATTCAAATTTGTCTCACAACGGCCGAAATCTTGAAGATCATCattgccaacggatctatttaagacttcgcctataaatagagc includes these proteins:
- the LOC131023515 gene encoding uncharacterized protein LOC131023515, with amino-acid sequence MKAGISPNCSYVWRSICWGRELLAGGLRWNVGDGNLISVMHDKWIPGCGAWKAEENESVSENLMVSELLTDDKKWDVARLQTLFPHFVVKLPPKVLHFAWRALHDMIAISENMRCHHVPTTHICYWCGKVRGTTTHGLIWCDLVREEWKTTKFWADICNFKNLRLMDLCLLIKDKRGEEGVEKWFFLLWMTWKFLCEVKYGKNEKWERLNLDFGQSMFTSYHSARQQVLVEAQLLPKEGARNWYPPPKEMLRVDVDVAFREDGLTSGMGFVVRNFQGKIIFAGCQTIGCTATVLMGELHALMLAVGHCLENDTSPIVVFTDSLLATHVLSD
- the LOC131023785 gene encoding RING-H2 finger protein ATL80-like; its protein translation is MTPTPLNSFSLSVSATNSSPSHQNPAEPPYAAGVESDFVIILAALLCTVISVVGLISVARCAWLRRRSRNSEQPPADRGLNKKAVQSLPKFTFSSSSGGGAAECAICLAEYADGDEVRVLPQCGHGFHIECVDTWLRSHSSCPSCRQILLVSRCHKCADETELGNC